In Macaca thibetana thibetana isolate TM-01 chromosome 8, ASM2454274v1, whole genome shotgun sequence, one DNA window encodes the following:
- the TCIM gene encoding transcriptional and immune response regulator, with amino-acid sequence MKAKRSHQAIIMSTSLRVSPSIHGYHFDTASRKKAVGNIFENIDQESLQRLFRNSGDKKAEERAKIIFAIDQDVEEKTRALMALKKRTKDKLFQFLNLRKYSIKVH; translated from the coding sequence ATGAAAGCAAAGCGAAGCCACCAAGCCATCATCATGTCCACGTCGCTACGAGTCAGCCCGTCCATCCACGGCTACCACTTCGACACAGCCTCTCGTAAGAAAGCCGTGGGCAACATCTTTGAAAACATAGACCAAGAATCACTACAAAGGCTCTTCAGAAACTCTGGAGACAAGAAAGCAGAGGAGAGAGCCAAGATCATTTTTGCCATAGATCAAGATGTGGAGGAGAAAACACGTGCCCTGATGGCCTTGAAGAAGAGGACAAAAGACAAGCTTTTCCAGTTTCTGAATCTGCGGAAATATTCCATCAAAGTTCACTGA